The genomic region CGATCGGGCTTGGAACATTGCTAACCGTATGTTGTGCAGGTCTGCTCCTTCAGTTCATCATGGGGCATACGAAAAAGATAATAGATCGCATATTAACAGACAGGGATACATCGCCCCATACTAAACGTGAAAAAGAACATTCCGTCTAACGGGTGTATCACTGACTACACAATAAAAGGCTGAATCAGAGGACTAACCCCTGATCCAGCCCGTGAAACATGCTTCTTCCTTACGGCTCAATTCCCCACACCAACTGACCATTCACATACCCGGTAACCTTATCATGGTTTGCGAACTGACTACCGGATGCCTTGAACGAGTAATCGTTAGTCTGAGTGTAATTCGTCCAATTGTTTTTGGAGAAGCGAGCTTGAACCTCTGCGCTCTGACCTTCATTCAGCGTTCCCGCCCCACTTGTAAAGCCCACTTCAAGATAATGATCCGCCCCAGCAACTGGAGTCGCCAGTTTAACGAAATTGCTCGTTACATTTGCACTTCCCATACTGGCCCAGTCGGACCAGAAACTCTGAGCTTCTTCCCCATCGATCGTATAGTAATACCGGAGTTTTACATCACTCAACGAGATGGCCGAGCTACCAGAGTTGACCAATTTGAATTTGGGTGAGATTCCGTTGGTGGATGCACTTGTATTGCCGTTAAAAGCTTGAATCGTCAAATTTCCGGCAGGTACAGTAACCGTGCTATCTACTACGTTCACCGTAAGCACAGCGTTATTTCCTCCATTGAAGTGAAAGGTCAATACGTTCTGACCTAAGGGCAGCGTAGCAAGATAGGATTTGTTCAGAACAACAGCAGAGCTGGATGCTGTATAATTCTGACCCGATACAAGCGTAGCATTCCCCTTCGTGATGCTTGTAAGCTGACGGCCATTTAAGGTGAGAGATACGCTAATATCCTGCGCCGGATTCGTCGCTTTATCAAAAGTTGCATTCACAGGAGAAATCGAAGCATTCGTACTCGGTGTTGAATCCACAATTTTAACTTTTAACACCGGGTCCTGACCTTGATTAAAATCCAGAACAATCGAATGCTCGCCAACTGGCAGAGTTGCCAGATAAGCTTTTTTCAGCAGCAGTGTGCTTCCACTCAGGGTATAGTCCGTATTTGCCGTCAACGCATTGTTGCCTGCCCGAAGAGCAGTCAGCGTATTTCCGTTCGCATTTACGGTTACGGCTTTGTCGCTTTGATTGGGTGTATATTTGTCAAATTCGACGTTTACAGGTGTGATGGATGCACTGGGGTTGGGATTGTTAACCTTTAAATTTGGCAGCTCATCCAATGTAATGACATAATCGCTTTGATAAAGCGTTTTCAACGTTGCCGGGTAGTTAAATGCAGAACTCATCAGATGCTCGCCATACCAAGGGCAGAAGTACAGCCATCCTGATTTCTCCTCTGTCAGATTTTTCACGCTTGGAATCGTGTCGTTCTCCGTCATCGCTACCATTTTTGTACCACCTGTCAATTCAACAAGCTTATAGAAAATCGAGGTAATGGCATCCTCATTGGGCACGCCGGACAAACCATCATAACGGTTGTAGATCGTATTGTATTTATCGTATCCGACAAGGTCTACCTGATCATCGCCCGGGTACCAAGCCGGAGAAGTACTGTATACATAGCTGTTGTAGGTCCAAATCAGATTATGCAAGCCATACGTTTCGGTCAGTTCCGTATATAGCAGATCCCATAGCTCTTTGTACACTTCTGCGCCTGCCGAAGCCCACCAGAACCATGCACCTTCCCCGTTGAGCCCGCCGTTGCCTTCTGCTTCATGATACGGACGGAACAGCACCGGCACATCGTTATCTTGCAAAATCAGCAATTGTTCTGCCAGATCCTCGATGGTCATCATCACATATTGATACTCTTTTGTACCGGGAATTACCGCATTGGCTGTATTAAAATTCGTTTCTGTTGGCTTGTAGGTAGCTTCTTTCCAATCGACAAAGTCCCCGAGCTCATACGTATTGAAATTACGAGGCACATTGATATGCCAGGAAGCTGTTGCAATACCTTCACGGTTATTCACCCAATCAATCATGCGATCGGTTGTACCGTCCTCCCAACCATACAGCGGATTATAGTTCATCAAATCAAAGCCACGGATTGCCGGATACTTTCCGGTAAGATCATGAATCCACTCGAATTCAAGCTCCGTATCTCCGTCATTTCCACCTCCATAGATCTCTTGCTGACCAGAGATGATGTTGTTCCCGTAGACCTCTGTCAAATAATTCATCAAAATTTGAGTTTCCGGTGTAGCTTCTGGATCAGTCAGAACTGGCTGCACATTCAGGGGATCCAGATCAGCATGATCCACTGTGAACGTGTCAAAATAAGCGAAGCCCCAACCCGCCTTTAGCTCGATCGTGTTGGCACCCTGATTCAGCTTATG from Paenibacillus sp. FSL R5-0341 harbors:
- a CDS encoding X2-like carbohydrate binding domain-containing protein, translated to MKNLLKKATAMMLALALLLGLMTAPVHADTPLFTIESENAQLTPDLQVVTSIYGQPKPGFSGAGFVWMQNSGTLTFTVTVPETGMYAISTRYMQELSADGRSQNLNVNGVTKGAYMLPYTTTWSDFDFGFHKLNQGANTIELKAGWGFAYFDTFTVDHADLDPLNVQPVLTDPEATPETQILMNYLTEVYGNNIISGQQEIYGGGNDGDTELEFEWIHDLTGKYPAIRGFDLMNYNPLYGWEDGTTDRMIDWVNNREGIATASWHINVPRNFNTYELGDFVDWKEATYKPTETNFNTANAVIPGTKEYQYVMMTIEDLAEQLLILQDNDVPVLFRPYHEAEGNGGLNGEGAWFWWASAGAEVYKELWDLLYTELTETYGLHNLIWTYNSYVYSTSPAWYPGDDQVDLVGYDKYNTIYNRYDGLSGVPNEDAITSIFYKLVELTGGTKMVAMTENDTIPSVKNLTEEKSGWLYFCPWYGEHLMSSAFNYPATLKTLYQSDYVITLDELPNLKVNNPNPSASITPVNVEFDKYTPNQSDKAVTVNANGNTLTALRAGNNALTANTDYTLSGSTLLLKKAYLATLPVGEHSIVLDFNQGQDPVLKVKIVDSTPSTNASISPVNATFDKATNPAQDISVSLTLNGRQLTSITKGNATLVSGQNYTASSSAVVLNKSYLATLPLGQNVLTFHFNGGNNAVLTVNVVDSTVTVPAGNLTIQAFNGNTSASTNGISPKFKLVNSGSSAISLSDVKLRYYYTIDGEEAQSFWSDWASMGSANVTSNFVKLATPVAGADHYLEVGFTSGAGTLNEGQSAEVQARFSKNNWTNYTQTNDYSFKASGSQFANHDKVTGYVNGQLVWGIEP